The Pseudomonas sp. FP198 genomic interval GGCGCCGCTGACCGGTTCCTTGTTGTCCACTTCGGTCCAGTCATAGCGGCCACCTAGCACCAGCACCCATTGGTCGAGCTTGATCTGGTCCTGCATGTACAGGCCGGTCTGGGTGATGGTGTTGTCCCATCGGTACAGGTTGCCGAAGTTGAGAGGTTGGCCATGGACCGGGTTGAAGATATCGATGATCGGCGGGTTGTAGTCGTACAGCCCTTTGAACTTCGAGTTGAACCGGTAGTAGTCCAGGCCGGTGATCAGCGTGTGTTTGAGGGGGCCGCTGTCAAATTCGGCCTGGGCGATATTGTCCACGCCGAAGACCTTGTTGGTCTGCGACCAGTCGACGCCGTAGCGGGTCATGTAGCGTTTGTCGTCGGCGCCGGTGACGGGGTTGTTGACGAAGCGATAGCCATGCAGCGGGGCGGTGTAATGGTCGTCCACCACGGCATAACGAGCGTTCTGCTTCAACGTCCAGACATCGTTCAGGCGATGGCTCAGCTCATAGCCCAGGGCATATTGGTTGCGCTTGTAGTCATTCACGCCGGGCTCGCCCAGGAAAAGGTCCCGCGAAATCTTGCCGTTGGGGTTGTTGAATACCGTCCCCAGGGCGGGCAAGCCTTGGGCTTCCGGAACCGCGTCGTCGCGTTGGTACTGGGCGAACAGGGTCAGGCTGGTGTCTTCGTTGGGTAGCCAGGTCAGGCTCGGCGCGAGGAACTGACGTTTCTGCTGGGCATAGTCAATGCTCGAATTGCTGTCGTTGACCAGCCCGGTCAAGCGATACAGCAGCGTGCCTTGTTCATCCAGGGGCCCGCCGATATCCACGCCGACACCCATCTGGTCGTAGCTGCCCGCCTTCAACACCACTTCATGGACGGGTTCGGGGGTTGGCCGCTTGCTGACCATATTGATGATGCCGCCAGGCTGGTTCTGCCCGTACAGCACCGAGGCCGGCCCTTTGAGCACTTCAATGCGCTCCAGCGAGTACGGTTCGATCTGCAGCGCGCCGCCGGTGCTGCCTCCGCCGTATGGCAAGTGCAGGCCGTCCAGATACAAAGGCACTGGGGTTATGCCGCGGGATGTCGGCTCGTCGAAAATCTTCACCCGGTCGGAGAAGCCGCCGCCCGTGATACCTGGTGTGTAGCGCAATGCTTGGGTAACGGTCTGGGCGCCTCGGGCCTTGATCTCGTCAGCCGTGACCACGTTGATGGTTTGCGGCACCTCCACCAGGGCGCTGTCGGTCTTGCTGCCCGTGGCGCTGCGCGTGGCGACGATGCCATCGACGGGGCCCCAGGGGTTTTCGCCAACGTTGCGGGCACCGATCAGTGTGGCGTCCAGTTGCAAGGTTGCGCTGTCGGGTGCGGGTTGCAGAGACCAGGCGTTGCCGCTGTTGACGGCCTGCAAGCCCGAGCCTGCCAACAGACGCTGCAGCGCCCCAGGAATATTGAACTGCCCGTGGAGCCCCGGCGTGCTCTTGCCGGTGGTCAGTTGCGCGTCCACCGACAGCAACACACCGGCTGTCCTGGCGAATTGGTTCAACGCCTGGTCGAGCTGGCCCGCGGCGATATCGTACTGGCGAACATCATCGATGTTGGCGGGCTCAGCCTGGGCTGTGGCGCAGAACATTGGCGTTGCAGCCAGGGCACCGAGGAACAAACCGTTGCGCAAGAAATGGAGAGGGGCTTGGACGGGCACTGCGATACTCCCTGGCGATAGCAATTGAAGGGTTTCAGAGCTATCCCGTATCAACAGGAAAAACCGACAACGCCCGGCGAAAAAATCACGTGAGACGCTTTACCGTGACCCAATAACGTGTTGCCTGCTGGACACGCACGGGCAGCGAGCGGGCCAGCGCCGCCAGGATGGCGTCGGTGTCGGCCAGAGGAAATACACCGGTGATCAGCAACGGTGCGGCGGCCGGATCGCAGCGCAGGATGCCGGGCCGGTAGCGGCTC includes:
- a CDS encoding TonB-dependent siderophore receptor: MFCATAQAEPANIDDVRQYDIAAGQLDQALNQFARTAGVLLSVDAQLTTGKSTPGLHGQFNIPGALQRLLAGSGLQAVNSGNAWSLQPAPDSATLQLDATLIGARNVGENPWGPVDGIVATRSATGSKTDSALVEVPQTINVVTADEIKARGAQTVTQALRYTPGITGGGFSDRVKIFDEPTSRGITPVPLYLDGLHLPYGGGSTGGALQIEPYSLERIEVLKGPASVLYGQNQPGGIINMVSKRPTPEPVHEVVLKAGSYDQMGVGVDIGGPLDEQGTLLYRLTGLVNDSNSSIDYAQQKRQFLAPSLTWLPNEDTSLTLFAQYQRDDAVPEAQGLPALGTVFNNPNGKISRDLFLGEPGVNDYKRNQYALGYELSHRLNDVWTLKQNARYAVVDDHYTAPLHGYRFVNNPVTGADDKRYMTRYGVDWSQTNKVFGVDNIAQAEFDSGPLKHTLITGLDYYRFNSKFKGLYDYNPPIIDIFNPVHGQPLNFGNLYRWDNTITQTGLYMQDQIKLDQWVLVLGGRYDWTEVDNKEPVSGAHSNVRDSAFTGRAGLVYLFDNGLAPLISYAESFQPVSGRDVSGKPFEATTGKQYEIGLKFQPPGQQSFVQLSVYQLDQENMLTTDLDNPGFNGQTGAVRSTGVELEGKASLNKSLDIIASVSRNDIEYTKDNDGRQGNHLAGSSPLTASAWVNYTFLGDTPLAGFGAGLGVRYVRSSPGTEYPGTATAPSFDVPSFTVYDARLSYDLGQSPLGLKDVKVDMNVENLDDKKYVANCTSNWDCYYGDGRTMTTSLTYNW